One window from the genome of Nicotiana tomentosiformis chromosome 5, ASM39032v3, whole genome shotgun sequence encodes:
- the LOC138892147 gene encoding uncharacterized mitochondrial protein AtMg00810-like yields MDIVDLHAGKIPWVYKVKYKVDGSVKRYKARLVANGFTQQKGLDYHDTFSPVVKMVTVRNDTKLIEEAKDILNNNFKMKDLGELRYFLGIEFARSSKGILMNQRKYALELISECGLGGAKPLTTPLEQNQKFTSLEYDKLFESDKGTSPELEDRRPYQRLLGKLLYLAITRPYISFVVQTLSQYMHAPTKLHYEAALRVVRYIKDQPVLELLMSSRKSGRITAFCDADWASCMVSRKSVTGYCIKLGDSLIS; encoded by the exons ATGGATATAGTTGATCTACATGCAGGTAAGATACCTTGGGTGTACAAGGTGAAGTACAAAGTTGATGGTAGTGTAAAAAGGTATAAAGCTAGATTAGTGGCCAATGGTTTCACTCAACAAAAGGGATTAGACTATCATGATACCTTCTCTCCTGTGGTCAAAATGGTTACTGTCAG GAATGACACTAAACTGATAGAAGAAGCTAAGGATATCCTGAACAACAACTTTAAAATGAAAGACTTAGGGGAATTGAGATATTTTCTGGGGATTGAATTTGCAAGATCATCTAAGGGTATACTTATGAATCAGAGAAAGTATGCCTTAGAATTAATCTCAGAATGTGGTCTAGGGGGAGCAAAGCCACTTACAACACCTCTAGAACAAAATCAGAAGTTCACCAGCCTTGAGTATGACAAGTTGTTTGAATCTGATAAAGGTACAAGTCCAGAATTAGAAGATAGAAGACCATATCAAAGATTGTTGGGAAAGTTATTGTATCTGGCTATCACTAGGCCATATATTTCTTTTGTTGTCCAAACATTGAGTCAGTACATGCATGCTCCAACAAAGCTGCATTATGAAGCAGCTTTAAGGGTGGTTAGATATATAAAAGACCAACCAGTATTGGAGTTACTAATGAGTAGCAGAAAATCTGGAAGAATCACTGCCTTTTGTGATGCAGACTGGGCATCATGTATGGTGTCCAGGAAGTCTGTGACAGGGTATTGTATCAAGCTGGGGGATTCActaatctcctga